Part of the Peromyscus maniculatus bairdii isolate BWxNUB_F1_BW_parent chromosome 23, HU_Pman_BW_mat_3.1, whole genome shotgun sequence genome is shown below.
accccattactttgtttttctccagaggatttctttgcagataaataattctgcctctacaaatacctgaaaaactttTAGCTTACATCAGTTATGTGGCCTTTGGTTGTAATTcgctgtgtggacatgcagaaggaTGGGCAACTCCATCTGTTCTTTGATGGAGGCAAAGTGGTACTAtccagattaggcacagtactttctcattgaaatccatctccatcattcttaaagattCTCCATTGTTTTGTTagagagtgaacatacacatagatactcaaacacacattctcattccacaaagatacacatagagacaacacacacatacacacacgcacgcacgcacgcacgcacgcacgcacgcacgcacgcacgcacgcacgcacgcacgcacacacacacacacacacctttcttgaaaccagaaaggcaaggaagaagactagaatgttgcagcaccttttctaaTCCAGGGGCCggtagtgggtcctccctgctgtctacaagcctcttagacccagccaagctcttctgccctggcctgaacttatttcccttcccagggaagttcttatcaccagactcactgatggtacagagaagtaacaacctctgcacaattGAGTTGGACCACATAAAACCAAGTGCTGGGGAAAGAGGGTCAgacatgaagcctcctgatagATTTAAGCtgacccatcatagtctcctcactaaacttacccagactcctccacagaagacattgacagcaccagagacgagaagtcacccattgtcattacccaacaacttttgaccagattacagtgcacattatatgaaaacagccccaggccAGTCAGTGGAAGGCTACTTAGATAATCTACAGCACTTTTCTAAAATGCAGCACTCTGTACAACTATGAGTTGGACTCTGTCTTAAGAGTGAGCTTCAATATATCAGGTTTCATGTTGTGAAGCCAGTAGACAAAACAGACCTTTTCTGGGAAGTTACCTCTATggtgtgaaagaaaagaagtctacttttttatttttaaagtagcccCATTGTTTgatttatgttatttattataAGATACATTaattccaaaataataaaaatgtttaaaaatgaagagaaaccaacaagtcaattctctttctgaccaaatgaaccatttagaaatgaaatgagacagaaaaagacaggatgctctactgtgaggagacaggagatccatagatctgtggctatccagcttagccagaacagaaattttcaggTTCAGTTAGAGACATGGgctgaagggaataagggagaaagccacagaggacactcgatgtcatcatcagaccttccAAAACACGCACAGATGTATGcgccctcacacaggcatactcacatacagacacaaatcCCTCAAATCATCAGTGATCAGAACGCaatgaggaggacatcacacTTGATGAGGATGACATTGCCAGTTGGTTTTAGACTCCTCACACCAGCTGTTATAAGTGAGTCCAACAGTTCTGCATCATTTTGGACTAAAAATGCCTGGAGAAACATGCTGTGTctctgcaggctatgttgatgcagttggctcaaatCTGCCACCCTGACCCCCGCCTTTCATAAGCActtgccacatccctggtcatccagtgagcttctgaatgtaagattcaggatgggagaactggccaatgcCACTCACAGCAACCAGTACTGACAAGCTGTTAATtttgtttctgtcactgtgaaccaagagcttggccaggtaaagagaacaccatggcagtctgggaacaagaggcTAAAATGTCATATTACACCCAAAAAGATGTCTATGAGCCCCAGTCATTTGGCTTTTTCAGGGGTGTTCCTCCTTCCATGCAGTGTCTGCTCTcatctcacatgacccctgccaagcaaatgagacccgACCCTTGACCTGACTCACTCGATCTCTGTGGCTCCCATCACAGCCCGGCTCCTCCCATATTGACATACAGGTGAGTGATATGTGACTTATTCGTCTCCCTCAACGGACTGCAGCTTCCTGCAGAGCAGTAGGATTTGCTTGCTCTAAGAGTCTAactcccagaaagacttgtgaatgatcacagaagtgaactaactattggatgggatgggaAGGTTGGATAAGTGAATAGATGGTTacatgagtgtgtatatatgtgtgtgtatggtcagactGGTGGCCAGGTTGGCCTTGCTGCTTCAACTtacctgcagctgccttgtccagaggtcatagatcttctcatgggcctcttcacagagcctctttgcctcctcacaggactcttgtagtaaaatctgctccccctgcagctttttcttgtcctctagcaacattctcactttttctttcagctgagtctgttcactcaggtgctgactgtagagggtgctgaaatatcaccaaaaatgatAAGCTCCACCCCATCTGCCACTCTTGCCTCCcaataccatgattcctgcaaggtctcatgtccccatccccaataGCCCTGGGCTGGAGCCATCATTAACCATGGTAGCATCACTCAGatgcaggccaaagccagagaatagccaaattccagaaagatttacactacttctgaagaccctgacagcgAAAGAGATCCATGTACCTCTGAAGGCTGGATCTGCtacctcctgcacacacaccctggtgcttaactgttcacagtattgggaaaacatgagcaggtagaaggaaaccatgctctgagggagacagaagacctATCGGGAATGCATTCCATTCATGTGTCTCATAGAAAGCAgctctgtaagctcctgccagagccacagaaaccatggtgtaaaccatgttttctgtctagaagttccggaagctgacaggaaaatgttgggaggggctctcacAATCTTCacacttaggagaactcagtctatGAAGCACAAGTCCAAGAGcgataaggcaggctgcttgctaagaggtaaacagactagaaccacaGCCCTCACTTTAGTTtaaaggtggagaagggaagaagatactgtaggatgtctttctgtatgccgtgaataggtattgctcccattggttaataaataagctgctatgtcctatggcaaggcaggaaagagccaggcaggaaaatcctggagagacagagaagaaaggcagaggtggaggagatgccagctacCACCCAAGcagcaacatgccagcaggcTGGCAATGCAGAAGCcatgtgggaaaacacagatgaatagaattgggttaatttaagatgatagagctagctagcctgaaacttaagcaattggccatacagtttgtaaataatgtgagcctctgtgtgtttatttgggccaTTTGGctccaggaggcaggagggacgGATTCCTCCTGACAGCATGGTTGGGCAAaactggagaaacttcagacaacaagaagcagttcTTACCAAGTTCTGGAGTCCACCCAAGTCAGGTACTCACCGGTAGATtttggtcttctcactcagctctgtgcacttgtacaaggcctcactaatatccttgggtaatttcttcacatctgacatatccttcctatgctctgtgttctgcatcttATTCTCcgaattcagcctgtggtagggaaTAGCCCCAGGAACAAAGAACTCTGTGAACACAGGCCCCAAGGACCCCATGAATCAAGGTTGTATTTTGTACTACCCTAGCctactggatgtcacaccctgaatgctatgtactgggaactcctgatgtgcattagacttgctACCCTGCACCAGGGCCAGGAAAGACTGGGTGTCAACAGCGAGGGTGACAGGACtccatgagctccctcagtaggccTGGAGAGGTAGACTAGCACTCTAAGAAGGTCCACCAATGTGGGCCTACCTGAAATCTGCGATGACATTTCCACTGGCATgagaacagaaatgctttgtccttacAAGGATAACCAAAATTCATCATCAGTATTGCCATGCATGAGGCACTCCATGGGGGTGGCTTTATAAACTCCCAAGGGGATTCCAATGAGGCACCAGGGTGAGCACAAAGACTGAGAAAAGTGATGCTCAAATTGGAGCTCCCTGGTCTCAGCACTTACATCACCTGAAATCTTTGAATCAGGCAAATCCTCAGGCCTACTATCAATCTCCAACTCACAAGATCTGAagggacaaacacacacacacacacacacacacacacacacacacacacacacacacacactttaagggAGCCTCTtagagacagtacagaacacactgagaccAAATCCTGAGCACAAAGACATGCATttccccagcagggcaagcatggcattgggagcctgcctctggatcaggcaaaggcagacaacatgcagcaggcttttttcagcagtgggattttaaatagaaaggttaACTCTGTGTTAGGGTGAGTTGCTGAGATTTGATTGGACAGGTTGGCAAGTGTAGCcgaataatgaattttgattgttggactttggtgtttagtttcaagaatgagtcagtgtccacaaaagggaatgaactttggggactaaattaaggaatgtaatctaatgatttatcaagggagagggaagtgaaaagagcaaaacctgccactgccatgtttgCGATGTTTGGGCCCCTAATAGTGCaattcacacacaaataaacccaTACACAATTAGGATGTCTGAGAAATACAGGTGGGTGGCATTTTCTCACAgtataaggaacaagaccagagaggagctgggATGGACTCCAGGTCTTCCATTCACACACAGATAGAGCAAGAAGGATCACCAGGCCTTTCAATCTGCTCCCAGAGcaacaaggaaaaataaatatcttgtcaaatacagagactcaggttagactcagagcacccagcatctcctacaagccaacacctctcaaggcctcttgaaatgcatgttgtgatcttacaccctactgcccatctctgtggattgtgattcaggccacaggctctgcttttcattaggaggaatcagaacagcctgtgtcccatctcactcctacaggcttcagttctgcctctcagatgcattcaggaaaatttgtTTGTGCAGGTCACCCTGCAGGTGCATCTTCCAGAGACCCAAAgactgctggaattgacacagtagggtcaagacattcaccagagaacagggcatgatgaatacctgttgttcaactcattgttgtaatgggccaggaattcatgcagttcattcctgtcattggtcatcatctgtagctgaagtttcagtttttccacctggttcagctgctgctcctgctcagtgaggaagaagggtgtggatgatgccttcctagcagcccctgtaggtacataaacacaagtgaatttctacagatgaatggcataagccaagaagatcatgtggtgtcccaagaggaggcctgaggaagaggaaaagcatggaacccagtgaagccctcaaaGATCAGAGCAGTTATCCTTTAGCTGGGTctcataagccatgtgtctgtctctaatcactatggctagatatatgcctcagccCCTACTGCAGCCCTACTGGCCCTGAAAGACATAAGCAAGGCCagccatgttggtttggaatttTCAGCTCATACCTGATGTGATACAAGGAAGTCCAGGAGTCCCTAGTGCTCTTTGCCTAACAGCCCTCATAACCTGTGTCCATGACTAAAAGgaactgaatgtctcagacctgggtacatggatggaaactttccctccttggtatttacatcagacataaagtgcaacaacatcccattctgataccacattagtggttctgggcctcctgttGTATTCTTTGCCTCCTGTTGCATTCTTTGCCTCCTGTTGCATTCTTTGCCTCCTGTTGCATTCTTTGCcactcagaatgaactgaaggaggtcgtagcacagcagctgcagccttgaccattcctggccctctgccactGAACCATCAGAAATCCTCCaccttggatctgctctttaggaacccgGATAAGCAGCATAAgcccattgcttcatgatcacAGCTACTGAATCCCAATACTAGAAGGTCCAGTTCTAGCCTCACCTCCTTAGGAAACTttctctgccaatcagtgtgatcagtcttgccaacatgtcaATTTGGTGAACTCTATAAATACTTGGTGAATGCCTCAAGGGCAGTTGGCATTGCCCAGACTCTGGTGATTTCACAGAAGATGCCaagtgctctccaggatacaatagaatttccagagaatggactgttagggccactgccaatggtcatcacctatctgataacaagctcttccccaattcaccaaaagccaagctgccctttccaggagcctttcctgaaaAACAGGGcaaggccttcagcacctcctccttccaatcctgagatctctctgattcattagaatctagttcattctaattcaacagttcatcatgtgtggagagcTAGGGTCATTTTCCAAACACTGCCCAAAAATGGCTCTTCTCATTCTTACAATCGCAagctaataagatgagaaattaaggatgctaagaaattagctcaggataatggggaaggaagatcagttccatGAGATGAACAAGCACATTAGAGAAGATCCATGGGGGCagttacagtgtattggaatggtGGATGATTATGTGGTTCCTGTCAGAACAATGATAAGTCATATTGGAAATGATGGGACTTTTGCTAAAACCTTCAGCagaatacattccagccatcatgAAGTTAGCAAAAGTGTTATCAACTACTGATAGgtatgactgaaaatacctaaggACTGGGCATCCCCAGGTGAGCCCTCAGTCACCAAGAACAAATGCTTACAAAAAGAttgatgtcccagtcctgcactcaatgtagaggaaagaggactggctagtgagagggcaggaactcagaaaccttaggggtcactgacatgaggcaatacttggtggctcctgccatgccagtggttgttatttaaaatgtgagaacctctagctctggccaggggactttGCTCTCCCCtttattagtgacacacaccaaaagaaatccagtgtgggtgaagtgcaggaCTGGAACTGAAATCTCTCtagtccctctgtgcttccttcccactcagagtgaaagcagagggccctcaacagagcagcctcagccttgaccatccctggctctctgcaaACTAACCATGGAAAATCCTCAAATCTGGGTCTGCttttgaagaactcagaggaccaggataggcccattgcttctcagaaactatcccctcctgagccccactcctggaaggatcagctgaagccttcctccttcaggaagctccccatccctttcccaggactcactgcgctttccccagaaccatagGTTTCTggatgtgtgacatggagactgaaggccatcttcatTCTGCCTCCGtctgatctccctgtgctcgccatcctgtctcccaaaaatcctgttcagtctagtcagcatgtctgtaggtgaaactcGAGACACTGTaccaatgccccaatgacagttggtgtttccacaacactggtgacatcacatggaatgccagggctctccaggagacagtagaatgtccatgtgctgatgtcacatggtCTAGCTATTACTTCCCTGCTaccctttgctttgcatttaataCCCATTTAAGAGTAAGcacacaccatatttgtctttcttggtctgtgtTACCTCCCTCAgtatctagttccatccatttgcctacaaatttcatgatgtcacttttaaatattccattgtgtaaaggtaccacatttatatcattatattcttcagttgagggccatGTAGGTTGTTttctggttctggctattacaaataatgctccaataaacatggttgagcaagtgaccggtggcatgattgagcatcttttgggtacatgcccaagagtggtatggttGTGTCTTAATGTAGGTATATTCCTAACTTTATGAGGTGCTGccctactgatttccacagtggctgtacaactttgcactccaccaacagtggaggagtgttcctcttgctccacatcctctacaacataagctgtcattaatggatttgatcttagtcattctgacaggtgtaagatggtatcagtgtcattttgattttcatttgcctcatggctaaggattttgagcaattccttaaatttctttttgccatttaatattcttctgttttgaattctctgtttagatctgtaccccatttttaaaattggattatttggtaatttGGTGTCTActtttttgagttccttatatattttggagatcatccctctgtcagatgtgggcttgtgaagatcttttcctattctgtaggctgtcattttgtcttgttgaccttgtgtagcacaaatcttaacagttcatattaataaaaacaaacctggagccaggtattgggatgaatgctgaatgctgaatgatcagagaaacagaacaagccacagctaacttcaacTTACCAATTCTCagtcaatcctgtttcctcagactggaagcctccgagttctcatctgaatggatccagatgaactgctgctaaaagctaaaagcttaaaaaaaggctctagttcctggtcctcatgcctttcatcccaggaagtgatggcaggaatcagaaagatatataatgtgtgaggaccaGGCACTATAGCCTTTTTTAAGGTTTTAGCCTTTatagatataatcaggaataggaaacatcccttatatataacttacatcgaatcccatatgggtctgccaggccctctagcacaaggtaatgactagatcaataaactattgataggaaatgtgctggaggccagagaatttcataaaaatattatgtcaatagtaaagatttaaaaaaggatttatccataacctggcaacaagccaaggaaattataaggaaatgtcagaccaactcagctaccacgcACACATGCATCCAGAGCTTCGAGTTGGCACACCCCAACCTCTACTCCATCTGTGACCTGCAGGAGCATTTAAAAGGACTGGTCCTTCAGAACCATAGCCACAGAGATCTCTGTAACTCAGGGCAAtggcaggatatccaagaggattTTCAGTGAGGGTCTAGTACTGATGGTgtcccagaagccagaggccttgtaCCAGACCAACATCACGTTacaaaatgaacatttgcaagtaaagctgtgtgGACAAAGGGTATCCTGCTTgacacatggcagctcccagtgccaccaagACAAATGCAGAGGCGATGGCGAGGCAGGAAAGGCAGAGGAGtaaagtgggttttgtttttttttgttttcgtttgtatgtttgtttttgctttttaattaatattcttatttgttattttactttcatcttaattgcattgtttgtttttttagttttccttttgcgGGGACACTGCAAGGGTAAAGGGCATGAGAGGCGAATGGAAttagggtacatgatgtgaaattcccaaggaatcaataagaaattaaaaaaaaaacaagaaagagagagagagagaaagaaagaaagaaaggaaggaaggaaggaaggaaggaaggaaggaaggaaggaagaaagaaagaaagaaagaaagaaagaaagaaagaaagaaagaaagaaagaaagaaagaaaagaaggggcacCCACCTCAACATCAATATGTATATACCCTATGCACCAAGGCCCAGAAATCATGCAAAACTATCTCTGTTACAGAGAGGCCAATTCTAAATCAATCTTTTGAAATTGCATCTTAAGTTTGtctggcaaaaaagaaaatttagaaaatttcttagCACTTAAGAAGACCATATTTTAATAATTGAATCACCATTTAAATGTAAGATAGtcctcatctctccagtccaccccATAACAAGATACGTtcacagcctcagtttccataACTGACAGTTGAGGGCACCAAACCCAAACCTGTGCAGCTGGAGGGAAGCTTGAAATTCCTCTGTTAAGCAGTCACCATTTTAGTGGGGCTTGCCAGAGGAGAGTCTCATATAACCAGATTTCCTGCCGTCTTGAATTTAAGGAAATTGATTTCAATTCTTCTGTCTTAGATGAACatcctttcaaaggaaaaaagggggggaaacTAGGCAAAAGTGACAGTTCTTATGTATTAAATATGTAATCTAAAGTCATTTCCACACACCCCAGTCCATCAGGCACACACCTTTCAGCCCAGCACTCTGGGTCAAAACCTCACCACCAACCCCTCCATCTATCCATCCGCCTGAGTCTATACCATGAGAAAAATCACGCCAGATTCTCAGCTGAAATACATAGGGAAGACCAAAGCTGGGGACAATTTAAAACAGCCTTAAAACCTGTAGTTGTAAGTCTAAGCATGACAATTGTACAAACCCAAGTATTCCTCCATTTGCTTTAGTAAACACTTTTAAAACGTGAAAACCCCAAATTTAAacttttcacttctttctctttttgtaaaaTATTGTATTGGAAGCAACTTGGATTTAAATTTTAGACTAAATCAAATTTGCTGAAATACTCTAAAATTAATCTAAACTGAATTTTAGCCACTTTCCATTCTATAAAGGTTACAGAATTTGATGGGCAAAAGCTTTCTCACTAGCTGTAAAATCAAACTAAAACTCACTTGTTAATGAAACTACAGGACAACCAACAATTGATAAGCTGATGAACATATGTGATTCAGGCCCTATAAACAGCTGgtggtcaataaatattttactaaatCAATGTCTGGGGGATTGCTTTCATTGTGCAATCTTGCCACAGGTTAGataatatgtattaaaattaatagttttcatgtgtatgtaaagCATCTTTGTAGTTAATGGACCTTATCTATTTCCTTCTAGAGTTGGGGATGGTTCACTCATTTCTTCTCACTGTGTTTGTTCAAGGTCCCTTGGTGTCTAGTGGGCAAGGGCTTCTTCAACCACAAAAATCAATTGTCCTAAAGGTTGTATTGAGAGGTGGCATCATAACTGGTG
Proteins encoded:
- the LOC107400489 gene encoding disks large homolog 5-like isoform X2; amino-acid sequence: MLTRLNRIFGRQDGEHREIRRRQNEDGLQSPCHTSRNLWFWGKRRAARKASSTPFFLTEQEQQLNQVEKLKLQLQMMTNDRNELHEFLAHYNNELNNRLNSENKMQNTEHRKDMSDVKKLPKDISEALYKCTELSEKTKIYRTLYSQHLSEQTQLKEKVRMLLEDKKKLQGEQILLQESCEEAKRLCEEAHEKIYDLWTRQLQEHQRLEENLQSLMKQKELFTRQRDLAVKLQHHFTVSQMRFENLQQELQQTTAQEESLLQKELLVYKHYVPAPLQKTEKAGRSQRHLEGMIFYTPGSRPPQKMPPLFSFELTSEANINQPSGNPATI
- the LOC107400489 gene encoding disks large homolog 5-like isoform X1, with the protein product MSRVSPTDMLTRLNRIFGRQDGEHREIRRRQNEDGLQSPCHTSRNLWFWGKRRAARKASSTPFFLTEQEQQLNQVEKLKLQLQMMTNDRNELHEFLAHYNNELNNRLNSENKMQNTEHRKDMSDVKKLPKDISEALYKCTELSEKTKIYRTLYSQHLSEQTQLKEKVRMLLEDKKKLQGEQILLQESCEEAKRLCEEAHEKIYDLWTRQLQEHQRLEENLQSLMKQKELFTRQRDLAVKLQHHFTVSQMRFENLQQELQQTTAQEESLLQKELLVYKHYVPAPLQKTEKAGRSQRHLEGMIFYTPGSRPPQKMPPLFSFELTSEANINQPSGNPATI